Proteins encoded within one genomic window of Rossellomorea vietnamensis:
- a CDS encoding phosphotransferase family protein — translation MVSAYEKRIREVYPELTITHSEMNEIGQNNDVLMVNDSLVFRFPKYGEGIRKLKKETRVLEGIKGNIPLPVPYPIYQSLEPEEVGMVFTGYKLVKGNPLWPGVFIENKEHHEKIASQLVGFLTALHSQSLESINIEKKSIGEIRSSIEDLYDRFKEKIFPHMNERAKVEVSQHFNSFLSKNELLDFQPVLTHGDFGASNILWDPERHEISGIIDFGEAEVGDPAYDFAGLLSSYGEHFVRKCLEVYPNGDRIFDRMNFYRGTFALQEALHGIENNDSVAFENGMKGYR, via the coding sequence ATGGTATCAGCTTATGAAAAAAGAATAAGAGAGGTGTACCCTGAGTTAACGATCACCCACAGCGAAATGAATGAAATCGGTCAGAATAATGATGTCCTTATGGTTAACGACTCTCTTGTTTTCAGATTCCCGAAGTATGGGGAAGGAATCAGGAAATTGAAGAAAGAAACGAGGGTGTTGGAAGGGATAAAGGGGAACATCCCGTTACCGGTCCCTTATCCTATTTATCAATCCTTGGAACCAGAGGAAGTGGGAATGGTATTTACAGGTTATAAGCTGGTTAAAGGCAATCCATTGTGGCCAGGCGTATTTATAGAAAATAAAGAACATCATGAAAAAATCGCTTCCCAATTGGTGGGTTTTTTGACTGCTCTTCACTCACAATCTTTAGAATCTATTAACATCGAGAAAAAGAGTATAGGTGAGATACGAAGTTCAATTGAAGACCTATACGATCGGTTCAAGGAGAAAATTTTTCCCCATATGAATGAACGAGCAAAGGTGGAAGTCAGCCAGCATTTCAATTCGTTTTTATCAAAGAATGAACTTCTGGATTTTCAACCGGTCCTCACTCACGGTGACTTTGGGGCATCCAATATCCTGTGGGATCCGGAACGCCATGAAATCTCCGGGATCATCGACTTTGGAGAAGCCGAAGTGGGTGACCCTGCTTATGACTTTGCCGGACTATTATCCAGTTACGGCGAACACTTCGTCAGGAAATGTCTGGAGGTGTATCCGAACGGGGATCGGATTTTCGACAGAATGAATTTTTACCGTGGTACATTTGCGTTGCAGGAGGCACTTCATGGAATTGAGAATAATGATTCGGTAGCATTTGAGAATGGGATGAAGGGGTATAGATGA
- a CDS encoding GNAT family N-acetyltransferase: protein MEEIRTQSIHPDIRKLLSFATSVEKVEEEYDLYIHSTERKLYGFTAGDELVGCIGVEFLDEGECEIKHVAVMPKHRGKGIGHKMIDHIGHCTRITAETDRNAVLFYKKRGFEIMSLGEKYPGVERFRCVLEKL from the coding sequence ATGGAAGAAATCAGAACACAGTCTATTCACCCGGATATTAGAAAATTATTATCCTTTGCAACTTCTGTAGAAAAAGTTGAAGAGGAATATGATCTGTACATCCATTCCACCGAACGGAAATTATATGGGTTTACGGCTGGAGATGAATTGGTTGGATGTATAGGAGTTGAATTCCTGGATGAGGGAGAGTGTGAAATTAAGCATGTAGCCGTGATGCCTAAACACCGGGGTAAGGGGATAGGCCATAAAATGATCGATCACATCGGCCATTGCACTAGGATTACTGCTGAAACAGATCGGAATGCAGTGTTGTTTTATAAGAAACGTGGGTTTGAGATTATGAGTTTGGGTGAGAAATATCCTGGTGTGGAGCGGTTTAGGTGTGTGCTGGAAAAGCTTTAG
- a CDS encoding MerR family transcriptional regulator: MKIGEFVSMLNTTKDTVRHYEDLQLITPTWNKHFREYSKKDVLNFQVVRELKEYGLSLNDIQLIFSLKEAHSCGDKELVNKVVEQLSLHLYKLQTEEEELRVRRKTLESEMEQIRSLLGGDSGHD; encoded by the coding sequence ATGAAAATTGGGGAGTTTGTATCCATGCTTAATACGACCAAGGATACGGTCAGGCATTACGAGGACTTACAGTTGATCACTCCAACATGGAATAAACATTTTAGAGAATATAGTAAGAAGGACGTTTTAAACTTTCAAGTGGTCAGAGAATTGAAGGAATACGGTTTATCGTTGAATGACATTCAACTGATTTTTAGTTTGAAGGAGGCGCATTCTTGTGGGGATAAAGAGTTGGTAAATAAGGTAGTTGAGCAGCTGAGCCTCCATTTGTATAAACTTCAAACAGAAGAAGAGGAATTAAGGGTTAGGAGGAAGACTTTAGAGAGTGAGATGGAACAGATACGAAGTTTATTGGGAGGGGATTCGGGGCATGATTAA
- a CDS encoding DUF4179 domain-containing protein has translation MSMKEWMELDIDSLELEEVTHLEKKRVKQHVLNKRKKTNVWRNMAVASVMLIGVSTAASFAYPSFATQLPFMDDVIRYFTDEPYKEFEDYSTDIGLTETSNGVTILIDNAVYDGTNIKISYAIETDKDFGEDIHSGGQWFDIKGANGSGGSSQLTKISPTRYVGLSSITPSFKGGDFPEKVDITWEPETLYSTSNDTEVKGDWSFAFSLKRLEGDLQLINETVQNKDVTFTLKSVEFTDVSTVISYNQVAADALLEEWPEVSPVFKVTDDQGHIYMDGTGGGGFSTDNGKTYEGTTEFGTIQDGASRLIIEPIEIASLRSGKGHTEIELEPIVIDLEK, from the coding sequence ATGAGCATGAAGGAATGGATGGAATTAGATATCGACTCACTGGAACTAGAAGAAGTGACCCACTTGGAAAAAAAGCGGGTCAAACAACATGTGTTAAATAAACGGAAAAAGACAAACGTTTGGAGGAATATGGCCGTTGCATCCGTTATGCTGATCGGCGTCTCCACAGCGGCAAGCTTTGCTTATCCGTCTTTTGCCACACAGCTCCCGTTCATGGACGATGTCATACGCTATTTTACTGATGAGCCATACAAAGAGTTTGAAGACTACTCGACTGATATCGGACTTACCGAGACAAGCAATGGTGTGACTATCCTGATTGATAACGCCGTTTATGACGGCACGAATATCAAAATATCCTATGCCATCGAAACAGACAAAGATTTCGGTGAAGACATCCACAGCGGTGGACAATGGTTTGATATCAAGGGTGCGAACGGAAGCGGCGGGAGCAGTCAACTTACCAAGATCAGCCCAACCCGCTATGTCGGATTGTCCTCCATCACTCCGAGCTTTAAAGGGGGGGACTTTCCGGAAAAGGTGGACATCACGTGGGAACCAGAAACTCTTTACAGCACGTCCAATGATACAGAAGTCAAAGGAGACTGGTCATTCGCCTTCTCATTAAAACGGCTGGAAGGCGATCTGCAGTTAATCAATGAAACGGTCCAGAATAAAGATGTAACCTTCACGTTGAAATCTGTTGAGTTTACCGATGTATCAACCGTCATTTCTTATAACCAGGTGGCAGCGGATGCCCTGCTCGAGGAGTGGCCCGAAGTATCACCGGTCTTCAAAGTGACGGACGACCAGGGTCATATATATATGGACGGAACGGGCGGTGGCGGTTTTTCAACCGATAACGGAAAAACATACGAAGGGACAACAGAATTCGGAACCATCCAGGATGGAGCCAGCCGACTCATCATCGAACCCATTGAAATTGCCAGTCTCCGTTCGGGGAAAGGTCATACAGAAATTGAACTCGAACCGATTGTCATTGATTTAGAAAAATAA
- a CDS encoding sigma-70 family RNA polymerase sigma factor, protein MKSSPTNFIKRLKKKKEDALEYIIDSYMPLVKTITTKILHNHNRLDVDECINDVFLTVWQNAHKFKGESEDFRKWIGMITKYKAIDRYRQAEKRNVREQHDESFLSKSSTPGTDISILRREEKNELLAAISQLEELDRDIFMMKYYLDLSNIEIADQLNLSKAAVDNRLYRGKRRLASNVKLKERLV, encoded by the coding sequence ATGAAAAGTTCACCGACAAATTTCATCAAAAGGTTAAAAAAGAAAAAAGAGGATGCATTGGAGTATATCATCGATTCTTACATGCCGCTTGTGAAAACTATCACTACAAAAATTCTACACAATCATAATCGGCTGGACGTCGATGAATGTATCAACGATGTCTTCCTGACTGTCTGGCAAAACGCCCATAAGTTTAAAGGAGAGTCTGAAGATTTCAGAAAGTGGATTGGGATGATCACAAAATACAAGGCAATCGACCGATACCGGCAGGCTGAAAAACGGAACGTCCGTGAACAGCACGACGAATCCTTCCTTTCAAAATCAAGTACTCCCGGAACCGATATATCCATATTGCGACGGGAAGAAAAAAATGAATTATTGGCAGCGATCAGTCAATTGGAGGAACTGGACCGTGATATTTTTATGATGAAGTATTATTTAGATTTATCCAATATAGAAATTGCGGATCAATTAAATCTTTCCAAAGCGGCTGTGGATAATCGTTTATATCGCGGTAAGAGAAGATTGGCCTCGAATGTAAAGTTAAAGGAGCGACTGGTATGA
- the ytrI gene encoding sporulation membrane protein YtrI, with product MRIPPFYRLPSWQRFFAGMVVGGIISWMIFLFMFGTMHEKQALKIEEQKNDISKLKNTLSYLQEEYKQLNQENENELVIQEVKIKIINTTKTKVELLSIHETEDKLSEDLRSLLTKDLETVYGNKELIKKIIENKTVKLNDKNFRLKVKEMYFYTTTQITLELKYEDD from the coding sequence ATGAGGATCCCCCCTTTCTACCGGCTCCCCTCCTGGCAGCGGTTCTTCGCCGGAATGGTCGTGGGAGGCATCATCAGCTGGATGATCTTCCTCTTCATGTTCGGCACCATGCATGAAAAACAGGCCCTGAAAATAGAAGAACAGAAAAACGACATCAGCAAACTGAAAAACACCCTCTCCTACTTACAGGAAGAATACAAGCAGCTTAATCAGGAAAACGAAAATGAACTGGTGATCCAGGAAGTCAAAATCAAGATCATCAATACAACCAAGACAAAAGTGGAACTGCTCAGCATCCATGAAACCGAGGACAAACTGAGCGAAGATCTCCGGAGCCTTTTGACCAAGGACCTGGAAACGGTATATGGGAATAAGGAGCTCATTAAGAAAATCATTGAGAATAAAACCGTCAAGCTGAATGATAAAAACTTCCGGCTGAAAGTGAAGGAAATGTACTTTTATACAACCACGCAGATTACGCTTGAGTTGAAGTATGAGGATGATTAA
- a CDS encoding YtrH family sporulation protein has protein sequence MAEAFFPELFKSFFIAMGVLLGGSLLGGLASFAMGQPLFIEMRRLSDFLRIWAIIAAIGGTFDTVYSFEKGFLNGETKELFKQFLWILSALGGANTAAMIITWLTQEHMPS, from the coding sequence ATGGCGGAAGCTTTCTTTCCGGAATTATTCAAAAGCTTCTTTATCGCTATGGGGGTACTGCTCGGTGGATCACTGCTCGGCGGATTGGCCTCGTTTGCCATGGGGCAGCCCCTGTTCATTGAAATGAGACGACTATCCGATTTCCTGCGGATCTGGGCCATCATCGCAGCGATCGGAGGCACATTCGATACAGTGTACAGCTTTGAAAAAGGCTTCCTGAACGGGGAGACGAAAGAACTCTTCAAACAATTCCTGTGGATCCTGTCTGCACTCGGAGGAGCGAACACGGCTGCCATGATCATCACCTGGCTCACCCAGGAACATATGCCGTCATGA
- the dnaE gene encoding DNA polymerase III subunit alpha: MSFVHLQIASAYSLLSSTISINGLVHKAKESGYKALALTDKNMMYAAIPFYKACIKEDIKPIIGLTADIASEEGSHPLVLLVKNQTGYQNLLKISSAIGAKSKEGLPLKWLSSYSKGLIAITPGVSGEIENLLLNDEKEKAKECIRTYQQMFGRDSFYLSIQKHSIDSEDALLPLLQQVAEETGTEMVVTNDVQYLEQEDHFAHECMAAIRDGVKLSEDDRDVLGSQEYYFKNKDQMVELFSDYVEALENTMKIADRCQLTIPFHQQLLPKYPLPEGVTALEELTHLCEKGLSERVETITDEYIERLDYELEVIGRMGFSDYFLIVWDFMKYAKDNKILTGPGRGSAAGSLVSYALRITDVDPLEHQLLFERFLNPERVTMPDIDIDFPDHRRDEVIEYVEGKYGSLHVAQIITFGTFAAKAALRDTGRVFGLNMKEQEQVSKLVPNQLGITLKEAYEKSKGFRDFVTGSDHYKKLFQTALKLEGLPRHTSTHAAGVVMSEAPLVQWVPIQGSSSGIHLTQYSMDILEEIGLLKMDFLGLRNLSILERIVKNVEIGTGKPFAIESIPMNDAKTFELLTKGQTNGIFQLESDGMRNVLKRLKPNSFEDIVAVNALYRPGPMENIPMYINRKHGKEQVEYPHPDLKPILEMTYGVIVYQEQIMQIASKMAGFSLGEADLLRRAVSKKKKDVLDQEREHFVSGSIRKGYREEVAHTIYDLIVRFADYGFNRSHAVAYSMIAYQLAYLKAHYPAFFLSSLLTSVVGNETKVAQYIREATQYDIEILPPSINRSQFVFTVEGKNVIRYSIGAIKGIGAAALKEIIRARKEKPFQDLFDFCMRVSSKTINRKILENLVLSGAFDEFGIDRATLLASLDVAAQHAELVNPDDVPDLFHEEEAFMLKPKYVEVDDMTIDTKLQFEKQVLGLYLSDHPVSSYRSLFEGMGLQQIADLQKGSKISLGGYITGMKSIRTKKGEVMAFLEIGDESGEMEAVVFPNVYKNNMPLLKEGNILLFGGNVEDRNDKLQFIVNQLETMDDVQARVKKSSQKLYLKIAAGQDEEACIEGIHRAVNRYKGKNPVIVYNEKAKKSIRLPDHLRISPSQEALRELYRILGESNVILQ; the protein is encoded by the coding sequence ATGTCATTTGTTCATTTACAAATAGCGAGTGCCTATAGTCTCTTGTCTAGCACGATATCGATAAATGGACTTGTACATAAAGCGAAAGAATCAGGGTATAAGGCGCTTGCCTTGACCGATAAAAATATGATGTATGCCGCGATTCCTTTTTATAAGGCGTGTATAAAAGAAGATATCAAGCCGATCATCGGATTGACCGCAGATATTGCCTCAGAGGAAGGCTCCCATCCCCTTGTTCTCCTTGTGAAAAATCAGACGGGCTATCAGAATCTATTAAAAATCTCGAGTGCCATCGGGGCGAAGTCGAAAGAAGGACTACCGCTGAAGTGGCTCTCTTCCTACAGTAAGGGATTGATCGCCATCACTCCAGGTGTCTCGGGTGAGATTGAGAACCTCTTATTGAATGATGAAAAAGAAAAAGCGAAGGAGTGTATCCGCACCTATCAACAGATGTTCGGTCGGGATTCCTTTTACTTGAGCATTCAAAAGCACAGCATTGACTCTGAGGATGCCCTTTTGCCTTTACTTCAGCAGGTGGCGGAAGAGACCGGTACGGAAATGGTCGTTACCAATGATGTACAGTACCTCGAGCAGGAAGATCATTTTGCCCATGAGTGTATGGCAGCGATCCGGGACGGGGTGAAATTGTCTGAGGATGACCGGGACGTCCTCGGGTCCCAGGAATATTATTTCAAGAACAAGGATCAGATGGTGGAGCTATTCTCAGATTACGTTGAGGCATTGGAAAATACGATGAAGATTGCCGACCGTTGTCAACTGACCATTCCTTTCCATCAGCAGCTCCTTCCGAAATATCCTCTGCCTGAAGGAGTCACCGCCCTCGAGGAATTGACGCATCTTTGTGAAAAAGGGTTAAGCGAGCGGGTGGAAACGATAACTGATGAGTATATCGAACGGCTTGACTATGAGCTTGAAGTCATCGGCAGGATGGGGTTCAGCGACTACTTCCTGATCGTGTGGGATTTCATGAAATACGCGAAGGACAACAAGATCCTGACCGGACCGGGACGTGGGTCGGCAGCAGGTTCCCTCGTATCCTACGCCCTCAGGATTACGGACGTGGATCCCCTGGAGCATCAGCTGCTGTTTGAACGCTTCCTGAATCCTGAACGGGTGACCATGCCGGATATCGACATCGATTTCCCTGATCACCGGCGCGACGAAGTGATCGAGTATGTGGAAGGGAAGTACGGCAGCCTGCATGTCGCCCAGATCATCACGTTCGGGACGTTTGCAGCGAAAGCGGCTCTCCGTGATACGGGTCGTGTGTTTGGACTCAATATGAAGGAGCAGGAGCAGGTGTCGAAGCTCGTGCCGAATCAACTGGGGATCACTTTAAAGGAAGCCTATGAAAAGTCGAAGGGATTCCGAGACTTTGTGACGGGCTCTGATCATTATAAAAAATTGTTCCAGACTGCTCTCAAGCTTGAAGGACTACCGAGACACACCTCCACCCACGCGGCGGGAGTCGTGATGAGTGAAGCTCCTTTAGTACAGTGGGTACCGATCCAGGGGAGTTCATCGGGGATTCACCTGACACAGTACTCTATGGATATTTTAGAAGAGATCGGATTGTTGAAGATGGATTTCCTTGGGCTTCGCAATCTGAGTATATTGGAAAGAATCGTGAAGAATGTTGAAATCGGGACGGGAAAACCGTTTGCCATCGAGTCAATCCCGATGAATGATGCCAAAACGTTCGAGCTGCTCACTAAAGGACAGACGAACGGGATCTTCCAGCTGGAATCGGATGGGATGCGGAATGTGTTAAAAAGGCTGAAACCCAATTCCTTTGAAGACATCGTGGCGGTGAACGCCTTGTACCGTCCGGGTCCGATGGAGAACATCCCGATGTATATCAACCGGAAACATGGGAAAGAGCAGGTGGAATATCCTCATCCCGATTTGAAACCGATCCTTGAAATGACGTATGGGGTCATTGTCTATCAAGAGCAGATCATGCAGATCGCATCGAAAATGGCGGGGTTTTCCCTCGGGGAAGCGGATCTCCTCAGACGAGCCGTTTCCAAGAAGAAAAAGGATGTCCTCGATCAGGAGCGGGAGCATTTTGTTTCCGGCTCGATCCGTAAAGGCTACAGGGAAGAGGTCGCCCATACAATTTATGATTTGATCGTCCGCTTCGCCGATTATGGATTCAACCGGTCACATGCCGTTGCATACAGCATGATCGCCTATCAACTGGCTTACCTGAAAGCCCATTATCCTGCTTTCTTCTTATCGTCACTCCTGACATCTGTCGTAGGAAATGAAACGAAGGTGGCTCAGTATATACGGGAAGCCACGCAGTATGACATTGAAATCCTGCCTCCTTCCATCAATCGCAGCCAGTTTGTTTTTACAGTCGAAGGAAAGAATGTAATCCGCTACAGCATAGGGGCGATTAAAGGAATCGGGGCCGCGGCTTTGAAGGAGATCATCCGTGCGAGAAAAGAAAAGCCGTTTCAGGATCTGTTCGATTTCTGCATGCGGGTGTCCTCGAAGACGATCAACCGGAAGATCTTAGAGAATCTTGTGCTCTCCGGGGCATTTGATGAATTCGGTATCGACCGCGCCACCTTGCTTGCAAGCCTGGATGTGGCAGCGCAGCATGCAGAGCTTGTGAATCCTGACGACGTTCCTGACCTGTTCCATGAAGAAGAGGCGTTTATGTTAAAGCCCAAATATGTGGAAGTGGATGACATGACGATCGATACGAAGCTTCAGTTTGAAAAACAGGTACTTGGACTATACTTATCGGATCACCCGGTTTCTTCATACCGGTCTTTATTTGAAGGAATGGGATTGCAGCAGATAGCCGACCTTCAAAAAGGATCGAAAATCTCACTCGGCGGTTATATCACGGGGATGAAATCGATCCGGACCAAAAAAGGGGAAGTGATGGCTTTCCTTGAAATCGGGGATGAAAGTGGAGAGATGGAAGCCGTTGTGTTTCCGAATGTGTACAAAAATAACATGCCATTGCTTAAAGAAGGGAATATTCTCCTATTTGGGGGCAATGTGGAAGACCGCAACGATAAGCTGCAGTTCATCGTCAATCAGTTGGAAACCATGGATGACGTTCAGGCAAGGGTGAAAAAGAGCAGCCAGAAGCTCTATTTGAAAATCGCCGCGGGTCAGGATGAAGAAGCTTGTATAGAAGGAATCCATCGAGCCGTGAACCGATACAAAGGGAAGAATCCGGTCATCGTCTATAACGAGAAAGCCAAAAAGAGTATAAGGCTTCCGGATCATCTGCGCATCAGTCCTTCACAAGAGGCTCTTAGGGAATTGTACCGAATTCTTGGGGAGTCAAATGTAATATTGCAATAA
- a CDS encoding NAD(P)-dependent malic enzyme, producing MSLREEALHMHRVNKGKLESKSKVEVRNADDLSLAYSPGVAEPCKVIYDKPETVYDYTMKGNMVAVVSDGTAVLGLGNIGPEAALPVMEGKAVLFKSFAGVDAFPICLNTTDVDKIVETVKLLEPTFGGVNLEDIAAPNCFEIEERLKKETNIPVFHDDQHGTAIVTVAGLVNALKIVGKKMSEIKVVANGAGAAGMAIIKLLYRYGVRDIIMCDSKGAIYEGRPEGMNSTKDEVAKFTNRDHIKGGLGEVLKDADVFIGVSVAGALTEEMVSSMKQDPIIFAMANPVPEIMPELAKAAGAKVIGTGRSDFPNQVNNVLAFPGIFRGALDVRATHINEKMKQAAVEAIASLITEDELNADYVIPAPFDKRVAPAVAAAVAKTAMETGVARLKVDPEEIRKKTEDLAVIGKSE from the coding sequence TTGTCATTACGCGAAGAAGCTCTGCATATGCATCGAGTGAATAAAGGGAAATTAGAGTCGAAATCCAAGGTGGAAGTCCGAAATGCGGATGACTTGAGTTTAGCTTACTCCCCCGGGGTGGCGGAACCCTGCAAGGTGATCTATGACAAGCCTGAAACGGTCTATGATTACACGATGAAAGGGAATATGGTCGCGGTTGTTTCCGATGGTACGGCTGTTCTGGGTCTTGGGAATATCGGACCTGAAGCGGCTCTTCCCGTCATGGAAGGAAAAGCGGTACTATTCAAGAGTTTTGCAGGAGTCGACGCATTCCCGATCTGTTTGAACACAACGGATGTGGACAAGATCGTTGAAACCGTCAAGCTCCTTGAGCCGACGTTCGGAGGCGTGAACCTTGAAGATATCGCCGCTCCGAATTGCTTTGAAATTGAAGAGCGCCTGAAAAAAGAAACGAATATTCCTGTTTTCCATGATGATCAGCATGGTACGGCGATCGTCACCGTGGCTGGACTTGTGAACGCTCTCAAAATAGTCGGAAAGAAAATGTCCGAAATCAAAGTCGTGGCAAATGGTGCCGGTGCTGCCGGTATGGCCATCATTAAGCTTCTTTACCGTTATGGGGTAAGGGACATAATCATGTGTGATTCCAAGGGTGCGATTTATGAAGGGCGTCCTGAAGGGATGAACTCTACGAAAGATGAAGTGGCGAAGTTTACGAACCGTGACCATATCAAAGGCGGCTTAGGTGAAGTATTGAAGGACGCCGACGTATTCATCGGTGTTTCCGTTGCCGGTGCCCTGACGGAAGAGATGGTTTCTTCCATGAAGCAGGATCCGATCATCTTCGCCATGGCGAACCCGGTTCCTGAAATCATGCCTGAGCTCGCAAAAGCAGCCGGAGCCAAAGTAATCGGGACAGGCCGGTCTGATTTCCCGAACCAGGTGAACAATGTCCTTGCTTTCCCTGGGATTTTCAGGGGTGCACTGGACGTACGCGCAACCCACATCAATGAAAAAATGAAGCAGGCTGCCGTTGAAGCGATCGCTTCTTTGATCACGGAAGACGAACTGAACGCAGACTATGTCATTCCTGCGCCATTCGATAAGCGTGTCGCTCCAGCCGTTGCTGCTGCCGTGGCGAAAACAGCGATGGAAACAGGGGTTGCCCGCTTAAAGGTGGACCCGGAAGAAATCCGTAAGAAAACAGAAGATTTAGCCGTCATCGGGAAGAGTGAATGA
- a CDS encoding FadR/GntR family transcriptional regulator — protein sequence MTEVNSLQTHAKVYIGIVHQLREMISKDCLKPGDKIPSERELSERLNVGRSSVREALRALELLGLIETRRGEGTFLRDFRDHHLIDLLGMFILHDDMAQEDILQTKMMIEKEALKALYIDKRKTDSLHVSVSECENLDDVFREIVMMSSNYLSQRIWNILNDFETLICGEKKLTAAVREELITMLNGIDHQEKETVQETYRRVRKIVDEDATISNIFF from the coding sequence ATGACAGAAGTGAACTCTCTCCAAACTCACGCTAAGGTATATATTGGAATTGTTCACCAGCTGAGAGAAATGATATCAAAGGACTGTCTAAAGCCGGGAGATAAGATCCCGTCCGAAAGGGAATTGTCCGAGCGCCTGAATGTCGGGCGCTCTTCGGTGAGGGAAGCACTCCGGGCCCTTGAACTGTTGGGACTGATTGAAACCCGCAGAGGGGAAGGGACCTTTCTGCGGGATTTCAGGGATCACCACCTGATCGATCTTCTGGGCATGTTTATCCTCCACGATGACATGGCTCAGGAAGACATCCTTCAGACGAAGATGATGATTGAAAAAGAAGCACTGAAGGCTTTGTATATAGATAAAAGGAAAACAGATTCCCTGCATGTGAGCGTTTCAGAATGCGAGAATCTGGACGACGTGTTCAGGGAGATCGTCATGATGAGTTCGAATTACTTATCCCAACGAATCTGGAATATCCTGAATGATTTCGAAACGTTGATCTGTGGTGAGAAGAAGCTCACGGCAGCTGTGAGGGAAGAATTGATCACAATGCTTAATGGCATCGATCACCAGGAGAAAGAGACTGTGCAAGAGACATATAGAAGGGTTAGGAAAATTGTCGATGAAGACGCGACAATTTCCAACATCTTTTTTTAA
- the accD gene encoding acetyl-CoA carboxylase, carboxyltransferase subunit beta — MLKELFNKSKKEKKKYATIPSEAAKHDVPEGIMTKCPDCKKIMYTKELQKNLKVCIHCGYHHGMSSPERVDSFIDEGTFKEFDQDLTSGNPLNFPDYESKVEKDRKKTGMNEAVLTGSGKVNGVEVVTAIMDSRFRMGSMGSVVGEKITRAIEEADKRKVPFIIFTASGGARMQEGVLSLMQMAKTSVALKRLSDNGGLFISIMTHPTTGGVSASFASVGDYNFAEPGALIGFAGRRIIEQTIREDLPEDFQTSEFLLKHGQLDGVISRLELKEKIGTILDIHQWDGDLPW, encoded by the coding sequence TTGCTAAAGGAACTTTTTAACAAATCAAAAAAAGAAAAGAAAAAATACGCAACGATTCCTTCTGAAGCGGCCAAACATGACGTTCCGGAAGGCATCATGACAAAATGTCCTGATTGCAAAAAAATCATGTACACGAAAGAACTTCAAAAAAACTTAAAGGTGTGCATCCATTGTGGATACCATCATGGCATGAGCTCACCAGAGAGAGTCGATAGTTTTATAGATGAGGGCACGTTCAAGGAGTTCGATCAGGACCTGACTTCGGGTAACCCCCTGAACTTTCCTGATTACGAAAGTAAAGTGGAAAAAGACCGTAAGAAGACCGGCATGAACGAAGCCGTTCTGACGGGTTCAGGAAAAGTTAATGGAGTGGAAGTCGTGACAGCCATCATGGATTCCCGTTTCCGGATGGGAAGCATGGGATCGGTGGTTGGAGAAAAAATCACGAGAGCCATTGAAGAAGCCGATAAACGGAAGGTACCGTTCATCATTTTCACCGCTTCAGGCGGGGCCAGGATGCAGGAAGGTGTCCTTTCTTTGATGCAAATGGCGAAGACCAGTGTAGCGCTGAAACGTCTGAGTGATAACGGAGGGCTCTTCATCTCGATCATGACCCATCCAACGACAGGCGGAGTATCGGCGAGTTTCGCATCCGTCGGGGATTATAACTTTGCGGAGCCTGGGGCTCTGATTGGATTCGCAGGCAGAAGGATCATCGAGCAGACGATCCGTGAAGACTTGCCGGAAGACTTCCAGACATCCGAATTTTTATTAAAACATGGACAACTTGACGGAGTCATCTCGAGACTTGAGTTGAAAGAGAAAATCGGGACAATACTTGATATACATCAGTGGGACGGTGATCTGCCATGGTAA